taaatttaaattatctaatctattatttaataaatttatatattttaaaattaaaatattttataaatttaaatagtgtatgaaaaaattatttattattaaaatattatatatatatttttatttttaaaaaattaaaatttattatactattaaaaataaaatttaatatttttaaaataaatataaattaagagataataaaatttatattttttgaaaatatttaatatattttatttttttattttaaaattattttaataaaataattttattttttttttttgaaatagtgcCGAATAGCTGATGCAGGGCTGTATCCTGCATGCACGCAGGGGCATACATGTGGCCCTGCATGCACGAAACTTTGATATTTGAGCATGTTCGCCACCCAAGGTGGCGAACATGCCACGCAGCAGAATTGttcgccactttaagtggcgaaCAATTCTGCCCGCCAAGCTGGCTTGCCACGTGAGCAGTTTGCACTGCTCCCGTGGCCCGGACGAGCTTGTTCGCCACTCATAGTGGCGAACAAGCTCAGCAATCGAACAAGCGTGTTCGCCAGTCATACTGGCGAACACACTGCGTTGACAcacagaatccgaaaatatttttggatcctgcatatttttgaaaatatttctccatttttgcatgatttgaaaaaatgcTCACTTACATATGGGTAATGTTTTACAGTTTAATGAATCTTCTACTTATTTAATGTGATAGTTAAGAGATTATCTTGGAACTATCCAAATTTTTATGCCCAATATCCCATAAATAGTTCTAATTCCGATCAAAGAGATCAAAGAAATAGGATGTTGGATTATATAATATTCATCTTGACAAAAATTTATCAACCTGAGTGATAAAATACTGAATGTCGTGAATATTTTTAGCATTGAAATAGTCATCCCGTCCATTTCATTAAGATATACACGATGTAttctatgaaaaattaattttaatttttgaaaatctcTTTAGGTAGATTTAAAATCAATACTacatgataaaaatttaaaatgatgcTCGAAATGCTAGAAAGATTTGGAGAGACCTTCTTCTTTTAATTTACATTAATAACATAATCAAGTAATATTTAGTGAATTACGCAATCAGATTATCAAAGacaatcaataaatttatatgatacTTTTCCTCAACTTATTTTATcaaaagtatattatttttaattaggaAGTGGAGTAATTTAAacgaaataaaatctaaaaatattttgtgcaacaatttttttgatttataatgaattaaattaagtatattatataaaatcatAAGATTAGAAACTTAATAAtgtaattttatggttttttttttaaatttgattagaCGCCAGGTATTTATGAATCTATCGGGTAGCTTGAAATTAACAAgggatttaaatttaataatagcaAGAagctttttttcattaattaatgatTACAAGAATCTCAGTAGAAGTGATGAACTACCAAGATTTAACAGAACAAGAAAATGGAAATGCTTCCCCATGCGGTTTTATTAATTCATCACCAGCGATACGGCCTTATCATCTTAGTTAATGCtggagaagaaagaagaagaaaacgtATCAGAActataaatcaatttataaaagaagaaatcattTAATAAGAAAAACTTACGACTGGCAATCGGTGGATTTGGAGATGGGAATATTGAAGTCAATCCCACACTTCTGAGGAAGCGAAGAGGCAGCATCATCCTTTATGTTTGGATAGCGAGCGGCTGCTGTCTTAATACAATCACATGCAGCTCTCCTGTCAGCCGTTGTCTGAGCAAGTGAGTTCAGATTCTTGACTCCACTGCAACACCCAGATGAAGGAGAAGCGTCGCCTCCTGTCAAGAAGGGAATGCAAGGTGCCAAAGAGGAGCTCACTTGTCCACAATCAATGGCCTCTCCTGGTGTTGCCATGTACTGAACCATGGCCACTACTACCAACATTGAGATCACTGCTCCCTTCATGTTTGTGCTGCTAATGTGTCGATTGTATTAAACTCGGTGCTTATTTCTGTGTGTGATGTTGTGACTGGTTATCCGCTCAATTGCGGTATATATAGGCGATTTGTGATAAGAAAAGTTAGGGTGTGAGGATCGTGGACTCGTGGGACAACATTATTTAGCTGCATTATTTTTGGCTTATCTTTGCCTTGAAATGTGAGAAACTTTAAAGGACAAGCTTTTGGATGATCAGTTTTCATTTCTCCGTTCGAGAGTTTTGATGACGATCCAAATATCGTTTGGCATTGAAGAATCTGTTTATTGGGGTGGCACAATTCTCGAATTAAGCCAAGAttttatacaatataaaagagagatttaaatttaataataggaAGAAGCTTTTgccattaatttaattaattattacaaGCATCTCATTAGAACTGATGAACTACTAAGATTTACAGATGCAGAGCAAGCTTAATTTATTTGAAAGCATTAAATTCTGATGGAGATGCTTCCATATATATTAATCCATCACCAGCGATACGTCTTCATCATCTTAGTTAATGCTGGAGAAGAAAGATAAGGAAGACGAACAAGAATACAACATTAGCATTATAAACTAATTTATAAAGAAAAACAAAGGGAGATAGATCATTTGCTAAGAAGaactttttatatattgtttgGCATTGAAACTTTTTATATAATTGCAATCAAATTTATTATAGAAATATTTGCTAATATATAATATGTAGTTAAGATAGTTTTTCTCTGCCGCaactcaaataaaaaatatatactaataGATAGTTGCTTGAGCAATTATAAGCATTTTTTCAATTAACTTCCTCTGTTCTGGACAAGACCAGGTCTAAGAGAATAACATTAGTTCAAAATCTATAAAATCAGCGGAAAGTAATCACGTCCGGTGACGTGAAAGAGAATAGCTTGTCAAATCACTTCGCAGTTCTGCTCGCATGCACGCCGAAAGATTAAATGGCCGTCTAACCTGACATGGAGAGATCTGACAAATCCGTACATATAAATCTGAGACACGACTACTGTAAAATCCTTACTACTGTAAAACTCTTTTTCTAGATTTTTAAAACATCAATTAGAAAGGGCATTTTGTACTCTCAGCTTCATTCTATGGATTGAACTTTGGGAGTAGCAATCGCGGAAGCCATCTCTAATTTCTCTTCAGTCGAAGACACTTGATGTTGATGGCAGTGGCGAGTTGAGAC
The sequence above is a segment of the Manihot esculenta cultivar AM560-2 chromosome 5, M.esculenta_v8, whole genome shotgun sequence genome. Coding sequences within it:
- the LOC110614348 gene encoding non-specific lipid-transfer protein A-like; this translates as MKGAVISMLVVVAMVQYMATPGEAIDCGQVSSSLAPCIPFLTGGDASPSSGCCSGVKNLNSLAQTTADRRAACDCIKTAAARYPNIKDDAASSLPQKCGIDFNIPISKSTDCQSIN